A stretch of the Amycolatopsis sp. BJA-103 genome encodes the following:
- a CDS encoding GNAT family N-acetyltransferase — translation MNDWNDHATLDGERVRLEPLTRDHAKGLFEAGSDPAIWTWLSLRQPRDLAEAEAMVDGILADTDRRAWAQLDAHTGEVAGTTSFYAMNARHKIISLGYTWIGSAWQRTGLNRESKLLLLRHAFDDLGANRVSWETDINNLKSQKAIERLGAQREGVLRAHRVRPDGTVRDTVVYSLTGPEWPAVRTALSSSG, via the coding sequence GTGAACGACTGGAACGACCACGCGACCCTGGACGGCGAACGCGTCCGCCTCGAACCGCTCACCCGCGATCACGCGAAGGGCCTGTTCGAAGCCGGATCCGACCCCGCGATCTGGACCTGGCTCAGCCTCCGGCAGCCTCGGGACCTCGCCGAGGCCGAGGCGATGGTCGACGGCATCCTCGCCGACACCGACCGCCGCGCCTGGGCACAGCTCGACGCGCACACCGGCGAGGTCGCGGGCACGACGTCGTTCTACGCGATGAACGCGCGCCACAAGATCATTTCCCTCGGCTACACCTGGATCGGCTCCGCGTGGCAGCGGACCGGGCTCAACCGCGAGTCGAAACTCCTGTTGCTGCGCCACGCTTTCGACGACCTCGGCGCGAACCGTGTCTCGTGGGAGACCGACATCAACAACCTGAAGTCGCAGAAGGCGATCGAACGCCTCGGCGCACAGCGGGAAGGGGTGCTGCGCGCGCATCGCGTCCGGCCCGACGGAACCGTCCGTGACACCGTTGTCTACTCCCTCACCGGACCAGAATGGCCCGCGGTCCGTACCGCTTTGTCCTCAAGCGGATGA